Within Streptomyces roseirectus, the genomic segment GAAAGCACGGGAGACGGCCGTCTACACCCACGGCCACCACGAGTCCGTCCTGCGCTCGCACACCTGGCGGACCGCCGCCAACTCGGCCGCCTATCTGCTGAGTTCGCTGAAGCCGCACATGCGGATCCTGGACATCGGCTGCGGTCCCGGCACGATCACCGCCGACCTGGCGGCCCTGGTCCCCGACGGCCGCGTGACGGGCGTCGACCATGCCCCGGACATCCTGGAGCAGGCCCGCGCGACCGCTGCGGAGCGGGGCCTGACGAACGTCGACTTCGCGGTCGCCGACGTCCACGATCTGGACTACCCCGACGACACGTTCTGCGTCGTCCACGCCCACCAGGTCCTCCAGCACGTCGGCGACCCGGTGCGGGCGCTGCGCGAGATGCGCCGCGTGACCAAGCCGAACGGTTTCGTCGCCGTCCGCGACTCGGACTACGCCGGCATGGTCTGGTACCCCG encodes:
- a CDS encoding class I SAM-dependent methyltransferase, whose translation is MPKARETAVYTHGHHESVLRSHTWRTAANSAAYLLSSLKPHMRILDIGCGPGTITADLAALVPDGRVTGVDHAPDILEQARATAAERGLTNVDFAVADVHDLDYPDDTFCVVHAHQVLQHVGDPVRALREMRRVTKPNGFVAVRDSDYAGMVWYPASAGMDAWADLYQRVARANGGEPDAGRRLRSWALEAGFTDVTSTSATWTFASEEERAWWSGLWADRTLASAYADRATEGGHATLDDLRAVSDAWREWGRQPDAWFSVLHGEILCRK